In Fervidobacterium nodosum Rt17-B1, one genomic interval encodes:
- the hflX gene encoding GTPase HflX has product MEKFGKKAILLGVESTYNKDSFDSLDELETLCKTLEIEVVDKVIQRRVKPDSVTYVGSGKLHKIKDYCLANSIDLIVIDDEITPIQLRNIEEITGLKVVDRTQIILEIFSKHASTHEGKLQVEMAKLIYDLPRLRGKGLELSNPGGGIGTRGPGETILELDRRRIKDRISQLKKELEKIRKNRHTVRKSRLESGYYIFSVVGYTNAGKSTLLSALSKEEDIIISDKMFSTLNPTVRRIKLPDGRFVLLSDTVGFIRKLPHTLVEAFHSTLEEILYSDVIIILVDVSDTNYKKKLSASFSVLEEIKANDKPYFIVFNKIDLVPEDYLDMIRYEYPNSVFISAKSKLGFEVLYKKIREYIDIFDIRKRIHIKAEQLSVILKYADFIEWNVVEYLNDGYILDIKGPENIVEKISKQLKDDKQMF; this is encoded by the coding sequence ATGGAAAAATTCGGAAAAAAGGCAATATTATTAGGTGTTGAGAGTACATACAATAAGGATTCTTTTGATTCTTTAGATGAACTTGAGACGCTTTGTAAAACTTTAGAAATAGAAGTTGTTGATAAAGTTATTCAAAGAAGAGTAAAGCCTGATTCCGTTACATACGTTGGTAGTGGTAAATTACATAAAATAAAAGATTATTGTTTAGCTAATAGTATAGACTTGATTGTAATCGATGATGAAATTACGCCTATACAATTGAGAAATATTGAAGAAATAACAGGTTTAAAGGTTGTGGATAGAACACAGATTATACTCGAAATATTTTCTAAACACGCTTCAACACACGAAGGAAAACTTCAAGTGGAAATGGCAAAACTTATTTACGATCTGCCAAGATTGAGGGGTAAAGGCTTAGAACTTTCAAATCCAGGTGGAGGTATAGGCACAAGAGGACCTGGAGAAACAATCCTCGAACTCGATAGAAGAAGGATTAAAGATAGAATAAGTCAATTAAAAAAAGAACTTGAAAAAATCAGAAAAAACAGACATACAGTAAGAAAATCAAGACTGGAAAGCGGATATTATATTTTTTCTGTCGTTGGATATACAAATGCTGGTAAAAGCACTTTATTAAGTGCACTTTCTAAAGAAGAAGATATAATTATTTCAGATAAAATGTTTTCAACGCTTAATCCTACCGTTAGAAGAATTAAATTACCTGACGGTAGATTTGTTTTGTTAAGTGACACGGTTGGATTTATAAGGAAGTTACCTCACACCTTAGTTGAGGCGTTTCATTCAACTTTAGAAGAAATTCTTTACTCAGATGTAATTATCATACTTGTAGATGTTAGCGATACCAATTATAAGAAGAAACTCTCTGCTTCTTTTAGTGTGCTTGAGGAAATAAAAGCGAATGATAAACCTTATTTCATTGTTTTTAATAAGATAGACCTTGTACCAGAGGACTATTTAGATATGATAAGGTATGAGTATCCAAATTCTGTCTTTATATCGGCTAAATCCAAGTTGGGATTTGAAGTTTTATACAAAAAAATAAGAGAATATATTGATATTTTTGATATAAGAAAGAGGATTCATATAAAAGCTGAACAACTCAGTGTTATACTCAAATACGCTGATTTTATAGAGTGGAATGTAGTTGAATATCTGAACGATGGATATATATTGGATATAAAAGGACCAGAAAACATAGTTGAAAAAATTTCAAAGCAACTTAAAGACGATAAACAAATGTTTTAA
- a CDS encoding M23 family metallopeptidase: MLSRKYAFLTSIFLSFIYSVFLFALYMVPVDNSYITATFMEFRSTGNIPHFHSGIDFSTFLKEGIPVKAVEDGYLVRLEIDEGGIYGKTLVLQHADGYRTLYAHLSKFSEKLDKLVSMMNEEFGNQRVVVEIYSDEYKFQRGEVIGYSGSTGEATKPHAHFEVRSSDEKFFYDPLKFIDKNLLRPVSMNILLKSVRIEGKEYPFVENGVYYFSERYPKISIEAYTELAKNLLGVKEIKVYFSENLVYHIILDEVPEEYWNKPYEVYDEEGTIMTGLIYRGFYKLYNNKNVSFVKENKIESQTGNLYNVRIEITDEFGNNGVFRFTLQRR; this comes from the coding sequence GTGTTAAGTAGAAAGTATGCTTTTTTGACTTCTATTTTTCTTTCTTTTATTTATTCTGTTTTTTTGTTTGCTCTTTATATGGTACCTGTTGATAACAGTTATATAACTGCTACTTTTATGGAATTTAGATCAACTGGTAATATTCCACATTTCCATTCAGGTATCGATTTTAGTACGTTTTTGAAAGAAGGTATACCAGTTAAAGCTGTCGAAGATGGATACTTAGTACGTCTTGAGATAGATGAAGGGGGCATTTATGGAAAGACTTTAGTTCTCCAACACGCTGATGGTTACAGAACTTTGTATGCTCACCTTTCAAAATTTTCTGAAAAGCTTGATAAATTGGTTTCAATGATGAATGAAGAATTTGGAAATCAAAGGGTTGTTGTAGAAATTTATTCTGATGAGTATAAATTTCAAAGAGGTGAAGTGATAGGATACTCTGGTAGTACAGGAGAAGCAACAAAACCGCATGCACACTTTGAAGTTAGAAGCAGCGACGAGAAGTTCTTTTACGATCCTCTAAAATTTATCGATAAAAACCTCTTGAGACCAGTAAGCATGAATATTCTCTTAAAGAGTGTAAGAATTGAAGGTAAAGAGTATCCATTCGTAGAAAATGGAGTTTACTATTTTAGTGAACGATATCCAAAAATTTCCATTGAAGCGTACACAGAATTAGCAAAAAATTTACTTGGAGTTAAAGAAATAAAAGTGTACTTTTCAGAAAATTTGGTGTATCATATAATACTTGACGAGGTTCCAGAAGAATATTGGAATAAGCCTTACGAAGTTTACGATGAAGAAGGAACAATCATGACTGGACTTATTTACCGTGGTTTTTATAAACTTTACAATAATAAAAATGTTTCATTTGTTAAAGAAAATAAAATCGAAAGTCAAACTGGAAATTTGTACAACGTAAGGATTGAAATTACTGATGAATTCGGAAATAACGGAGTTTTTAGATTTACTCTTCAAAGAAGATAA